One Lachnospiraceae bacterium C1.1 genomic region harbors:
- the ilvD gene encoding dihydroxy-acid dehydratase — protein sequence MLSDNVKKGDKAAPARSLFNALGFTKEEMAKPMIGIVSSYNEIVPGHMNIDKIVEAVKLGVAEAGGMPVVFPAIAVCDGIAMGHIGMKYSLVTRDLIADSTECMALAHQFDALVMIPNCDKNVPGLLMAAARVNVPTVFVSGGPMLAGRVHGKKTSLSSMFEAVGAKAAGKIDEDELDYFVEHTCPSCGSCSGMYTANSMNCLTEAIGMGLGGNGTIPAVYSERIRLAKKAGYAVMEMYKRNIRPRDIMTKEAFMNALTVDMALGCSTNTMLHLPAIAHEAGVDLNMEIANEVSSRTPNLCHLAPAGRTYMEDLNEAGGVYAVMNELNKKNLLNLDCMTVTGKTVGENIKNAVNMDPETIRPIDNPYMAEGGIAVLKGNIAPDTGIVKRSAVAPEMMVHEGPARVFDSEEDAISAILGGKINPGDVVVIRYEGPKGGPGMREMLNPTSAIAGMGLGESVALITDGRFSGASRGASIGHVSPEAAVGGPIALIKEGDIIKVDIPNNALNVLVSDEVLAERRKNWKPREPKVKTGYLARYEKLVTSGNRGAVLELK from the coding sequence ATGCTTAGTGACAACGTAAAAAAGGGTGATAAGGCTGCACCCGCAAGAAGTCTTTTTAATGCACTTGGATTTACAAAGGAAGAAATGGCGAAGCCGATGATCGGTATTGTCAGTTCATATAATGAAATCGTACCGGGTCACATGAACATCGATAAGATCGTTGAAGCTGTAAAGCTTGGTGTTGCCGAGGCAGGCGGAATGCCTGTTGTATTCCCTGCAATTGCTGTATGTGACGGTATCGCAATGGGACACATCGGAATGAAATATTCCCTTGTTACCAGAGACCTTATAGCTGATTCTACAGAGTGCATGGCACTTGCTCATCAGTTTGATGCTCTTGTAATGATCCCTAACTGTGACAAGAATGTTCCCGGTCTTTTAATGGCTGCTGCAAGAGTAAACGTTCCTACAGTATTTGTATCAGGCGGTCCAATGCTCGCAGGTCGTGTACATGGTAAGAAAACATCTCTTTCGTCAATGTTTGAGGCAGTTGGTGCAAAGGCTGCAGGAAAGATAGATGAGGATGAGCTTGATTATTTCGTCGAGCATACATGTCCGAGCTGCGGATCCTGCTCCGGAATGTACACTGCAAATTCAATGAACTGCCTTACAGAGGCAATTGGTATGGGACTTGGCGGAAACGGTACGATCCCTGCAGTTTATTCAGAAAGAATAAGACTTGCCAAGAAGGCCGGCTATGCTGTAATGGAGATGTATAAGAGAAATATCCGTCCACGTGACATAATGACAAAAGAGGCATTCATGAATGCACTTACTGTAGATATGGCACTTGGATGCTCAACAAATACCATGCTTCATCTGCCTGCTATTGCTCATGAGGCAGGAGTTGACCTCAATATGGAAATTGCAAACGAAGTCAGCAGCAGAACTCCTAATCTCTGCCATCTGGCACCTGCAGGCCGTACATATATGGAAGACCTCAATGAGGCCGGCGGCGTTTATGCGGTAATGAATGAGCTCAATAAAAAGAATCTCTTAAATCTTGACTGTATGACAGTTACAGGAAAGACAGTAGGAGAGAACATTAAAAATGCTGTAAATATGGATCCTGAGACGATCAGACCGATTGATAATCCTTATATGGCAGAGGGCGGTATCGCAGTACTTAAGGGAAATATCGCACCGGATACGGGAATTGTTAAGCGTTCAGCTGTAGCACCTGAGATGATGGTGCATGAAGGACCTGCAAGAGTATTTGATTCTGAGGAAGATGCAATTTCAGCTATTCTTGGCGGAAAGATCAATCCGGGAGATGTTGTTGTAATAAGATATGAGGGACCTAAGGGCGGTCCCGGAATGAGAGAAATGCTCAATCCTACATCTGCTATTGCTGGAATGGGTCTCGGAGAGTCTGTAGCACTTATCACAGACGGAAGATTCTCAGGAGCTTCAAGAGGTGCGTCTATCGGTCATGTATCACCGGAAGCAGCAGTTGGCGGACCTATCGCACTTATTAAAGAGGGCGATATCATTAAGGTAGATATTCCGAATAATGCGCTTAATGTACTTGTATCTGATGAAGTTCTCGCTGAAAGAAGAAAGAACTGGAAGCCCAGAGAGCCTAAGGTAAAGACAGGATATCTTGCACGCTATGAGAAGCTTGTAACGAGCGGAAACCGCGGTGCAGTATTAGAATTAAAATAA
- the ilvB gene encoding biosynthetic-type acetolactate synthase large subunit, translating to MVLTGAEIVIEVLKEQGVDTVFGYPGGAILNIYDALYKNSDSIRHVLTSHEQGASHAADGYARATGKTGVCMATSGPGATNLVTGIATAMMDSVPMVAITANVGLPLLGKDTFQEVDIAGITMPITKHGYIVKDVNQLASKLRRAFEIARSGRPGPVLVDITKDVTANKCEFKPVKPKENIRVESFTKEDLERAAELINKSKKPFIYLGGGAGISGAEAEVKEFAEKIDAPLCDTLMGKGVFDATNPLYTGMVGMHGTKVSNMGVSNCDLLIAMGARFSDRVIGNAKKFAPKAKILHIDIDDAEVNKNIRTTASVVGDLKNVLKELIPLVKEKKNTEWRAFIDELKEKYPLKYDRSKLTCQYVIETLDKLTDSNAIITTDVGQHQMWTAQYYRFREPRHFLTSGGLGTMGYGLGACIGAKVGRPDAQVINIGGDGCFRMNMNELATASRYNLHIVDIIIDNEVLGMVRQWQTLFYGGRYSQTVLSDKVDYCKLAEAMGCKAYMITKKEEVEEVLKKALSEEGPVLVDCRIDKDDSVFPMVSPGASISEAFDEDDIKKRKK from the coding sequence ATGGTATTAACAGGTGCTGAAATCGTAATAGAAGTATTAAAAGAACAGGGAGTTGACACAGTTTTCGGATATCCCGGAGGTGCGATCCTCAATATTTACGATGCTCTTTATAAGAATTCGGATTCCATCAGACACGTGCTCACTTCACATGAGCAGGGGGCTTCACATGCGGCAGACGGCTATGCAAGGGCTACCGGAAAAACCGGTGTATGTATGGCGACTTCCGGTCCCGGAGCAACAAACCTTGTAACAGGAATAGCAACGGCTATGATGGATTCCGTCCCTATGGTTGCAATAACTGCGAATGTAGGACTTCCGCTTCTTGGAAAGGATACTTTCCAGGAGGTGGATATAGCCGGAATCACAATGCCTATAACAAAGCATGGTTACATAGTAAAGGATGTAAATCAGCTTGCATCCAAACTCAGACGTGCTTTTGAGATCGCAAGATCAGGCAGACCCGGTCCCGTACTTGTTGATATTACAAAGGATGTAACTGCCAACAAATGTGAATTCAAGCCTGTAAAACCCAAGGAGAATATCCGTGTGGAAAGCTTTACCAAAGAGGATCTCGAAAGGGCTGCAGAGCTTATAAATAAATCAAAGAAGCCTTTTATATACCTTGGAGGCGGAGCAGGAATTTCAGGAGCGGAAGCAGAGGTAAAGGAATTTGCAGAAAAAATAGATGCACCGCTTTGCGATACCTTAATGGGTAAAGGTGTTTTCGATGCAACAAATCCGCTTTATACAGGTATGGTCGGAATGCATGGAACAAAGGTTTCCAACATGGGTGTGAGCAATTGTGATCTTCTTATAGCAATGGGAGCTCGTTTTTCTGACAGAGTTATCGGAAATGCAAAGAAATTTGCACCCAAGGCAAAAATTCTTCATATAGATATTGATGATGCGGAAGTAAATAAAAATATCAGAACTACGGCAAGCGTAGTAGGGGATCTCAAAAATGTTCTTAAAGAGCTTATACCTCTTGTTAAAGAAAAGAAGAATACAGAGTGGAGAGCCTTTATAGATGAGCTTAAAGAGAAGTATCCGCTTAAATATGACAGATCGAAGCTTACCTGCCAGTATGTAATAGAAACTCTTGATAAATTAACTGATTCAAATGCCATAATTACGACAGACGTTGGTCAGCATCAGATGTGGACAGCTCAGTACTACAGATTCAGAGAGCCAAGGCATTTCCTGACATCAGGCGGTCTCGGAACAATGGGTTATGGTCTCGGAGCCTGTATTGGAGCTAAAGTTGGAAGACCTGACGCACAGGTTATCAATATAGGCGGAGACGGCTGCTTCAGAATGAATATGAATGAGCTTGCTACAGCAAGCAGATATAATCTTCACATTGTTGATATCATTATCGATAATGAAGTTCTTGGTATGGTCAGACAGTGGCAGACTCTTTTCTATGGTGGAAGATACTCGCAGACAGTGCTCAGTGATAAGGTTGATTACTGCAAGCTTGCTGAAGCTATGGGCTGTAAGGCTTATATGATAACCAAAAAAGAAGAGGTAGAAGAGGTTCTTAAAAAGGCTCTTTCAGAGGAAGGTCCGGTTTTGGTCGACTGCAGAATAGATAAAGACGATTCTGTATTTCCTATGGTGTCACCAGGTGCTTCAATTTCAGAAGCTTTTGATGAGGATGATATCAAAAAGAGAAAAAAATAA
- a CDS encoding peptide ABC transporter substrate-binding protein produces MKRRVLACLMACAVTLSLAGCGSTAVSGVSESAGESAGTAATEAAGSEAAAASGEASSEDLNVMLETPVESLDPQVAQDGTSFEVLACFTDGLMQMDSDGQAVPAIAESYDVSDDGLTYTFHIREDANWSNGDPVTAADFVFGWQRAVDPDVASEYSYMLSDIGQVKNAAAIIAGEMDKSELGVTAEDDKTLKVELEAPVSYFTSLMYFPTYYPVNQAFFETCADTYATSPETSLSNGAFVLDSYEPAATAIHLTKNENYYDSDRVKLAGINYQVIQDSQQALMSYQTGELDMTLVNGEQVDQVKDDEAFKAVGAGYLWYVSPNLEVEELNNLNVRLALTNALNRTSIAEDVLKDGSKPTYTAVPMDFAAGPDGSDYAADQSRYSDVCADDAEKAAEYWTKGLEELGITELSLDMVVDADDAPQKVAQVLKEQWEQALPGLTVNLVVEPKKQRLEDMQTGNFQLGLTRWGPDYADPMTYLGMWVTDCANNYGFWSNSEFDSIIKDCTVGEIASDAEARWAKLYDAEKLVMDEAVIFPLYTQCNAEMVSTRVSGVDFHPVALNRVYKDAVKQ; encoded by the coding sequence ATGAAAAGAAGAGTTTTAGCATGCTTAATGGCATGTGCTGTAACTCTTTCACTTGCCGGCTGCGGAAGTACAGCAGTCTCCGGTGTAAGTGAAAGCGCCGGTGAAAGCGCCGGAACAGCAGCAACAGAAGCTGCCGGATCAGAAGCTGCAGCAGCTTCGGGCGAGGCTTCAAGCGAAGACTTAAATGTTATGCTTGAGACACCTGTAGAATCACTTGATCCACAGGTTGCACAGGATGGTACTTCATTCGAAGTGCTTGCCTGCTTCACAGACGGACTTATGCAGATGGATTCAGATGGTCAGGCAGTTCCTGCCATTGCAGAATCCTATGATGTTTCGGATGACGGACTTACATATACATTCCATATCAGAGAGGATGCAAACTGGAGCAATGGAGATCCTGTTACAGCAGCAGATTTTGTTTTCGGTTGGCAGAGAGCTGTTGATCCGGATGTTGCAAGTGAATATTCATACATGCTCAGTGATATCGGTCAGGTAAAGAACGCTGCAGCGATCATTGCCGGCGAGATGGATAAGAGCGAACTCGGAGTAACAGCTGAAGATGACAAGACTCTTAAGGTAGAGCTTGAAGCACCTGTAAGCTACTTTACTTCACTTATGTATTTCCCTACATATTATCCTGTAAATCAGGCATTCTTTGAGACTTGTGCAGATACATATGCTACAAGCCCTGAGACATCACTTTCAAACGGTGCGTTCGTGCTTGACAGCTATGAGCCTGCAGCAACAGCGATTCACCTTACAAAGAATGAGAACTACTATGATAGCGACAGAGTAAAGCTTGCAGGAATCAATTATCAGGTTATTCAGGATTCACAGCAGGCTCTTATGAGCTATCAGACAGGCGAACTTGACATGACACTTGTAAACGGCGAGCAGGTTGATCAGGTTAAGGATGATGAGGCATTTAAGGCTGTAGGTGCCGGATATCTCTGGTATGTAAGCCCTAATCTTGAAGTAGAAGAACTTAATAACCTCAATGTTCGTCTTGCACTTACCAATGCACTTAACAGAACATCTATCGCAGAAGACGTATTAAAGGATGGTTCAAAGCCTACTTATACTGCAGTTCCCATGGACTTTGCAGCAGGTCCTGACGGATCCGATTACGCAGCTGATCAGAGCAGATATTCAGATGTATGTGCTGATGATGCAGAAAAGGCTGCTGAGTATTGGACAAAGGGTCTTGAGGAGCTTGGAATCACAGAACTCAGCCTTGATATGGTAGTTGATGCTGATGATGCACCTCAGAAGGTTGCACAGGTTCTTAAGGAGCAGTGGGAGCAGGCACTTCCGGGACTTACTGTTAACCTTGTTGTAGAGCCTAAGAAACAGCGCCTTGAGGATATGCAGACAGGCAACTTCCAGCTTGGTCTTACAAGATGGGGTCCTGACTACGCAGATCCTATGACATACCTTGGTATGTGGGTAACAGATTGTGCAAACAACTATGGTTTCTGGAGCAATTCTGAATTTGATTCTATTATTAAGGATTGCACAGTAGGAGAAATAGCATCTGATGCAGAGGCTAGATGGGCTAAGCTTTATGATGCTGAGAAGCTTGTAATGGATGAGGCTGTTATCTTCCCGCTTTATACACAGTGCAATGCAGAAATGGTATCCACAAGAGTTTCAGGTGTTGATTTCCATCCTGTAGCACTTAACAGAGTTTACAAGGATGCTGTTAAACAGTAA
- the serC gene encoding 3-phosphoserine/phosphohydroxythreonine transaminase: MGRVYNFSAGPAMMPVEVLKTCAEDMLDYHGSGQSVMEMSHRSKVYDEIIKTAEKDFRELVGVPDNYKVLFLQGGASTQFAMIPMNLMKNKVADYIVTGQWAKKAYQEASKYGKANKIASSEDKTFTYIPDVSDLPISEDADYVYICQNNTIYGTKYKELPNTKGKLLVSDVSSMFLSEPMDVTKYGLVYGGVQKNVGPAGVTIVVIREDLIRDDLDESVPTMLRYKTHADSDSLYNTPPCYNIYVCGLVFKWLKEMGGLEVMKKKNEEKAKILYDFLDSSKMFKGTVVPEYRSLMNVPFVTDSDDLNKKFIAESGEAGFVNLKGHRTVGGMRASIYNAMPKEGVEKLVEFMADFEKKNA, translated from the coding sequence ATGGGAAGAGTTTATAATTTTTCAGCAGGACCTGCAATGATGCCTGTTGAAGTTCTTAAGACATGTGCTGAGGATATGCTTGATTACCATGGTTCAGGCCAGTCGGTAATGGAGATGAGCCACCGTTCAAAGGTTTACGATGAGATTATTAAGACTGCTGAGAAAGACTTCAGAGAATTAGTTGGAGTGCCTGACAATTATAAGGTACTTTTCCTTCAGGGCGGAGCAAGCACACAGTTTGCCATGATCCCAATGAACCTTATGAAGAATAAGGTTGCTGACTACATCGTTACAGGGCAGTGGGCTAAGAAGGCATATCAGGAAGCTTCAAAATACGGAAAAGCCAACAAGATCGCATCCTCAGAGGATAAAACTTTTACATACATTCCTGATGTATCAGATCTTCCGATCAGTGAAGATGCTGATTACGTATATATCTGCCAGAATAATACGATCTATGGAACGAAATATAAGGAACTCCCCAACACAAAGGGTAAGCTTCTTGTATCTGATGTATCCTCAATGTTTTTAAGTGAGCCTATGGATGTTACAAAGTATGGCCTTGTTTACGGCGGAGTACAGAAGAACGTAGGTCCTGCAGGTGTTACTATCGTTGTTATCAGAGAAGATCTTATCAGAGATGATCTTGACGAAAGTGTTCCTACAATGCTTCGTTACAAGACACACGCTGATTCTGATTCACTTTATAATACACCTCCCTGCTACAATATCTATGTTTGTGGTCTGGTATTCAAGTGGCTCAAAGAGATGGGCGGACTTGAAGTAATGAAGAAAAAGAACGAAGAAAAGGCAAAGATCCTTTATGATTTCCTTGATTCTTCAAAGATGTTCAAGGGAACCGTTGTTCCTGAATATCGTTCACTTATGAATGTTCCTTTCGTAACAGACTCTGATGATCTTAACAAGAAGTTTATCGCAGAGTCCGGAGAAGCAGGATTTGTTAACCTTAAGGGCCACCGCACAGTCGGTGGAATGAGAGCTTCTATCTACAATGCAATGCCTAAAGAGGGTGTTGAAAAGCTTGTAGAGTTCATGGCCGACTTCGAAAAGAAGAACGCATAA
- a CDS encoding ABC transporter permease produces MSLNKKKTGLYPVTAGADKYVPADEDFVFIGDDVDISIDSNYSALGYWHEAFLRFVNKKSAMIGLLFIALITVFAIVGPGMNEYTYSVQNLSEKNLAPRIPLIEYSGLFDGSEVMRTTSGFKKVNGYFEKQLGDVFYWFGSDNFGRDIWTRTWSGARVSLIIAVAAAVIDMLIGLTYGLISGYFGGAVDIVMQRFLEICNGIPRLVIVTLLLLVLKPGMVTIVIALMLTEWMSMSRIARAEMLKLKEREFVLASRTLGAGSMHIIFSEILPNIIGPVITQVMFSIPTAIFTEAFLSFVGLGIPVPQCSLGSLISEGFNSFTTHPYQIIPPIVVMALLMLSFNLVADGLREALDPKMKEQ; encoded by the coding sequence ATGAGTTTAAATAAGAAAAAAACAGGGTTATATCCGGTGACGGCAGGAGCTGATAAATATGTTCCTGCTGATGAAGATTTTGTATTTATCGGAGATGACGTTGATATTTCAATAGATAGTAACTATTCGGCGCTTGGATACTGGCATGAGGCATTTCTGCGCTTCGTCAATAAAAAAAGTGCGATGATCGGACTTTTGTTTATAGCCCTCATAACAGTTTTTGCAATAGTTGGTCCAGGAATGAATGAATATACATATTCAGTTCAGAACCTGTCCGAGAAAAATCTTGCACCGAGAATCCCGCTCATCGAATACAGCGGACTTTTCGATGGAAGTGAGGTTATGAGAACTACGAGCGGTTTTAAAAAAGTAAATGGATATTTTGAAAAACAGCTCGGGGATGTTTTTTACTGGTTCGGTTCGGATAACTTCGGAAGGGACATCTGGACCAGAACCTGGTCGGGCGCCAGGGTATCACTCATTATAGCAGTGGCTGCCGCAGTGATAGACATGCTCATAGGACTTACCTATGGATTGATCTCCGGATACTTCGGAGGGGCTGTAGATATCGTCATGCAGCGTTTTCTTGAGATCTGCAACGGTATCCCGAGACTTGTAATAGTAACGCTTCTTTTGCTTGTACTTAAGCCCGGAATGGTGACGATAGTCATAGCATTGATGCTTACCGAATGGATGAGCATGAGCCGAATAGCCAGAGCCGAGATGCTTAAATTGAAAGAACGTGAATTTGTTCTTGCTTCGAGAACTCTCGGTGCAGGCAGCATGCACATAATATTCAGTGAGATTTTACCGAATATCATCGGACCGGTAATCACACAGGTTATGTTCTCAATACCTACAGCTATTTTCACTGAGGCTTTCTTAAGCTTTGTAGGACTTGGAATTCCTGTTCCGCAGTGCTCACTTGGTTCACTTATTTCAGAGGGATTCAACAGCTTTACAACTCATCCTTACCAGATCATTCCGCCTATCGTTGTAATGGCACTTTT
- a CDS encoding SIMPL domain-containing protein (The SIMPL domain is named for its presence in mouse protein SIMPL (signalling molecule that associates with mouse pelle-like kinase). Bacterial member BP26, from Brucella, was shown to assemble into a channel-like structure, while YggE from E. coli has been associated with resistance to oxidative stress.), which yields MENGMLNNQIPVNNNNNSNGAKGRSVAASVIIAIAILGSAAALAFGLTNFRSATSHTISATGSASKDFESNLIVWNGSYSAYAYTSEAAYDVIKKDKSIVEKYLKNNGLTDDEISFSAVSIQQRSRDTYDGQGNYTGSVFDGYDLSQSVTITSSNLDQVELISTDVSSLLDSGIEFESNAPEYYYTNLDELKFELIDEASKNSKQRIDIIAKNAGANIGKLANSSLGVFQITAANSGTSDYTYDGYFDTSSRYKTATITVRLEYSLK from the coding sequence ATGGAAAATGGTATGTTAAATAATCAGATTCCAGTCAACAACAATAATAACAGCAACGGAGCTAAAGGCAGATCTGTTGCCGCGTCAGTCATAATCGCTATTGCAATTCTTGGCAGTGCCGCTGCCCTGGCTTTCGGACTTACCAATTTCAGATCAGCTACTTCTCATACGATCTCTGCTACCGGCTCTGCCAGCAAAGACTTTGAGTCAAACCTCATTGTATGGAATGGCAGCTATTCTGCTTATGCCTACACTTCAGAGGCAGCCTATGACGTCATAAAAAAAGATAAATCCATAGTTGAAAAATACTTAAAAAATAACGGACTTACAGATGACGAAATATCATTCAGTGCTGTATCTATCCAGCAGCGAAGCCGTGACACCTATGACGGTCAGGGGAATTATACAGGTTCTGTGTTTGATGGCTATGATCTTTCTCAAAGCGTAACCATTACTTCGAGCAATCTTGATCAGGTGGAGCTTATTTCAACTGATGTATCGAGCCTCCTTGATTCCGGTATTGAATTTGAATCCAATGCACCTGAATACTACTATACAAACCTGGACGAATTAAAATTTGAGCTCATTGATGAAGCTTCTAAAAATTCAAAGCAGAGAATTGATATAATCGCCAAGAATGCCGGTGCAAATATTGGAAAGCTTGCTAATTCAAGTCTCGGAGTATTTCAGATAACAGCAGCCAATTCAGGCACATCTGATTATACTTATGACGGATATTTCGATACAAGCTCAAGATATAAAACCGCTACAATAACTGTAAGACTCGAATACAGCCTTAAATAA
- a CDS encoding ABC transporter permease has protein sequence MKKYVIKRVVTAFFTLLAILLVLFILMQLMPGSPFNDEKLNADQKALLYAKYGLDQPIVVQFGRYVFNMLRGDFGVSYNISRNTPISQLIQSRLPISIGIGFSAVAIGAIVGLLLGLIAALNKDTIFDTAATVISVIGVSVPSYVFALALSYQFGFNLRLFPMLFSKDQIIGSSILPSIALSMFTMASIARFTRSEMLEVLDSDYMLLAESKGISGWSLLFTHALRNALIPIVTVLAPLVVDLMTGSLVVEKIFAIPGVGSLLVNAIQSNDYNVVISLSFIYSALYILIMLVVDILYGIIDPRIRLVKERGKGR, from the coding sequence TTGAAGAAATATGTCATTAAAAGGGTAGTTACGGCATTCTTTACATTGCTGGCAATACTACTTGTTTTATTTATTTTAATGCAGTTGATGCCGGGTTCACCGTTTAATGATGAGAAATTAAATGCTGACCAGAAGGCTTTACTTTATGCAAAGTATGGATTGGACCAGCCTATAGTAGTACAGTTTGGAAGATATGTTTTCAACATGCTTAGAGGTGACTTCGGCGTAAGTTACAATATTTCAAGAAATACTCCGATTTCACAGCTTATACAGTCACGTCTGCCGATTTCGATAGGTATAGGTTTCTCGGCAGTAGCGATCGGAGCGATCGTAGGACTTTTACTTGGACTTATAGCTGCATTAAACAAAGATACTATATTTGATACTGCAGCAACAGTTATATCGGTTATCGGTGTTTCGGTACCGTCATATGTCTTTGCGCTTGCACTCAGTTATCAGTTTGGATTTAATTTAAGGCTTTTTCCGATGCTTTTTTCAAAAGACCAGATAATAGGCTCGAGCATTTTGCCTAGTATAGCTTTATCAATGTTTACGATGGCGTCTATAGCACGATTTACACGAAGTGAAATGCTGGAAGTTCTTGACAGTGATTATATGCTTTTAGCTGAGTCAAAAGGTATTTCCGGCTGGTCACTGCTTTTCACACATGCGCTCAGAAATGCGCTTATACCTATCGTAACAGTTCTTGCACCACTGGTTGTTGATCTTATGACAGGTTCACTGGTTGTAGAGAAGATATTTGCAATTCCCGGAGTTGGAAGCCTCCTTGTAAATGCAATACAGTCAAATGATTACAATGTTGTAATTTCCTTAAGCTTTATCTATTCGGCATTGTATATTTTGATAATGCTGGTTGTTGATATTCTTTACGGAATTATCGATCCCAGGATCAGGCTTGTAAAAGAGAGAGGTAAGGGAAGATGA
- a CDS encoding 3-phosphoglycerate dehydrogenase family protein, with the protein MFKYSCLNPIAKIGLDGFDKNFVACDELKDSDCVLVRSAKMHDMELPDSLLAIARAGAGVNNIPVDDCASKGIVVFNTPGANANGVKELVIAGMLYASRGLVDGINWVNAEKDNPELGKLAEKQKKNYAGTEISGKKLGVIGLGAIGVRVANAAVNLGMTVYGYDPYISVDSAWHLSRAIKHVTNVEEIYANCDYISVHVPLLDSTRHMINRESIKLMKDSVILLNFARDELVDEKSVVEALKLGKMRKYVSDFPNNITAGQEGCIVTPHLGASTEESEDNCAVMAVKELMNYMENGNIINSVNFPRIDMGCCETAGRVLVMHENKANMITKFSSYFGDAGINIAEMNNKSKGANAVSMFDIDSPATDDIIEKISAVPGVYRVRVVK; encoded by the coding sequence ATGTTTAAATATAGCTGCCTCAATCCGATTGCAAAGATCGGTCTTGACGGATTTGATAAAAACTTTGTTGCCTGCGATGAGCTTAAGGATTCTGACTGTGTGCTCGTACGTTCTGCAAAAATGCATGATATGGAACTACCTGACAGCCTTCTTGCCATAGCAAGAGCAGGTGCCGGTGTAAATAATATTCCTGTTGATGATTGTGCAAGCAAGGGTATTGTAGTATTCAATACACCGGGAGCAAATGCAAACGGTGTTAAGGAGCTTGTTATTGCAGGAATGCTTTATGCTTCAAGAGGACTTGTAGACGGAATTAACTGGGTAAATGCAGAGAAGGACAATCCGGAGCTTGGAAAATTAGCAGAGAAGCAGAAGAAGAACTATGCAGGAACTGAGATATCAGGAAAGAAGCTTGGTGTTATCGGACTTGGCGCTATCGGTGTAAGAGTAGCTAATGCAGCAGTCAATCTCGGTATGACAGTATACGGTTATGATCCTTATATCTCCGTAGACAGCGCATGGCATCTTTCAAGAGCTATAAAGCACGTAACAAATGTAGAGGAGATTTACGCTAACTGCGATTATATCTCAGTCCATGTACCTCTTCTTGATTCTACAAGACATATGATCAACCGCGAGTCCATCAAGCTTATGAAGGATTCTGTAATCCTTCTTAACTTCGCAAGAGATGAGCTTGTTGATGAAAAGTCAGTTGTAGAGGCATTGAAGCTTGGCAAGATGAGGAAATATGTTTCTGATTTCCCGAACAATATAACGGCAGGACAGGAAGGCTGCATAGTAACACCGCACCTTGGAGCATCTACAGAGGAATCTGAGGATAACTGTGCTGTAATGGCAGTTAAAGAACTTATGAATTACATGGAGAATGGAAATATCATCAATTCCGTAAACTTCCCTAGAATAGATATGGGATGCTGTGAAACAGCAGGCCGTGTACTTGTAATGCATGAGAACAAGGCTAACATGATCACTAAGTTCTCAAGTTATTTCGGTGATGCAGGAATAAATATTGCTGAGATGAACAATAAATCAAAGGGAGCAAATGCTGTTTCCATGTTCGATATCGACAGCCCGGCAACAGATGATATTATAGAAAAGATTTCAGCTGTACCAGGTGTATACAGAGTAAGAGTAGTTAAATAA